The Epinephelus lanceolatus isolate andai-2023 chromosome 21, ASM4190304v1, whole genome shotgun sequence genome has a segment encoding these proteins:
- the kat6b gene encoding histone acetyltransferase KAT6B isoform X1 produces MVKLANPLYTEWILEAIQKIKRQKQRPSEERICHAVATSHGLDKKTVLEQLELSVHDGSILKVTNKGSASYKDPGNPGRVGSIPPANVSVPSKESIWNSSDLRHIDWNKILKRAIEGLDDTHGSSLKNIERYLRNQDDLSNIVDNPAFRQRLRLAAKRSVNNGRLLKNGPRYKLSHGSAEGRGSRCPSASPLVLSSVTLLPHERDQLRVDPIPICSFCLGTKESNRDKRPEELLSCADCGSSGHPSCLKFSPELTSNVKRLRWQCIECKTCSSCRIQGKNADEMLFCDSCDRGFHMECCDPPLSRMPKGTWICQVCRPKENGKKLLHKKADQIKRRYAKPIGRPRNKLKQRMSVTSGDGSMVALGGRGSPGRGQKITVCSTPSSGHAASVKDARDRLAVADPCCAVDATQFTTSTPTTTPPLTPTSTPATLTVNKKTKGLIDGLSKFFTPSPVGRRSRAVAVESPARQLSSRDKGPPKLSKPPEPFAFAADATQKITPSSSALPPAPTLPGLSPPSQVSSSSTSANSPQSSSSQSSVPSLSSLCNSSQLKGLFDGLSHIYTTQGQSRKKRLPCYAPPKRMHHKQDSPHASITGPQRLGKNEFNKNRLHSTSAGPGRPRGHPFKMVSHFKRNPFLKKHRTLGRLRYKVSPQKGAPSPGKGDMTDGRIKPENNHGHNGELRVKQEAQADFAAMSRDHVTEEDIEMFTHVQELAVQRTGSLMNTDSVRCPALIEFGKYEIQTWYSSPYPPEYSRLQKLYLCEFCLKYMRSKNILQRHTKKCGWFHPPANEIYRKDDLSVFEVDGNVSKLFCQNLCLLAKLFLDHKTLYYDVEPFLFYILTKNDEKGCHLVGYFSKEKLCQQKYNVSCIMIMPQYQRQGFGRFLIDFSYLLTRQEGQAGSPEKPLSDLGRLSYLAYWKSVILEYLYKHPDKHISVKGISRATGMCPHDIAATLQQLGMIDRQDGRIVLIRRERLIQRHMENLRANPRRNEVDPDSLRWTPSTTPNAVLSEEEREAEMDAERLKEQASCWEKEEREGFMMTHGSRQPLTKVHCKVPFRTYERRPALSWTRRIQQSQEVSDDEADDDDDDDDDDSDGSPPILTKAHAMLAAKRKRTIVLKKRGRKRKRINSSVTTETISETTEVLNEPFDNSEDERPMPLLERTCRVGKMEEEEEEEEEQEDKTPITPMKRRRGRPRLEKNAQKDNLEHWNEGADVLSKRPSRPRPVKRKKGWPKGVKRGPPKWRLKNERKMGFKLNLYTPPETPMEAEQHHIHTEEAKEEPDQDIVSADEGSKAGRGPASPDITQERLLSEPPSPVDHGSQKSSSPEGSPVASPVCSPAASPGAMSPRPEDRGDSPEPPEDEQQESEHGQDSPAKDVEHSAAGVESLENENAEEEEEEQQRTQVEDQDADDEDDSHSKTAEPESSKEELEESSKEVPECTPPFLDPKEDNDSELSQQVSTVPCSEEEPATAAESIQEAVTETTVATPPPEAVAVASVAAVDSDNPVDSESEEESTSSPCPDHPPPQPAERPPLSPVLREDPPICTEIDSETAQAVQSLTQETERENVFQDCVESQEPCRTLQTYAHVAQSPQLTSLDDCPQSDHSSPLSSAQSHPSQSVRSVNSPAVSILESGYTQISPDHSAISVPSLHNMETSPMMDVPSVSDHSQQVVDSGFSDLGSIESTTENYENPSSYDSTMGGSICGAGPSQNSCSYGSIPPSGLAQSSCAVSQQMAAVNPGSCGMIQQNSLSSPPHCNVKSPQGCVVVERPPSNSQHSQHSQHSQRSQHSQHNSHSRHGPHNQHSQHNQHGPHNQLSQHSQHNPHNQHSHHHNHHLQHNQLSQHNQHAQHSLHNQHSQHSQQQPMAQCAIPTNFTTTMQLADIPESGNPNFALYERINHQGEYGSGHYSQSSGLSLAKLQQFTNTFIDHPHSLPFNHSASHPITSYANTPSLSSQHSSLVSLSQTPHRVSNPQVQATMTPPPNLSSPPPMMLQRNMGIPPSQRIQPQMASKSHISARSKSAPLSHHQQQMYARPPQTVAMQAPSRTLAAMPRMNMSVNIMPAPAYNVNSMNMPSLNAMNGYSMSQPMMNSGYHGNHAYMNQSPQYSMQMGMMGTQPYPQQPMQAPPHGNMVYTPAGHHGYMNTGMSKQSLKGPFIRR; encoded by the exons ATGGTAAAACTTGCAAACCCTCTGTACACGGAGTGGATTCTCGAAGCAATACAGAAAATCAAAAGGCAAAAGCAGAGGCCCTCGGAGGAGAGGATCTGTCATGCGGTGGCCACATCGCATGGACTGGACAAGAAGACCGTCCTTGAGCAGTTGGAATTAAGTGTTCACGATGGCTCTATTCTCAAGGTTACAAATAAGGGGAGCGCCTCCTACAAGGACCCAGGGAATCCCGGGAGGGTTGGATCAATCCCGCCTGCAAATGTGTCTGTGCCATCAAAGGAATCTATATGGAATTCAAGCGATCTGCGCCATATTGATTGGAATAAAATACTTAAGAGGGCCATCGAGGGCCTGGATGATACCCATGGCTCCTCGCTAAAGAACATTGAGAGGTACCTGAGGAACCAGGACGACCTCTCAAACATTGTCGATAACCCTGCTTTCCGGCAGAGGTTACGACTGGCGGCCAAGCGGTCAGTCAACAATGGCAGGTTGCTAAAGAATGGCCCGCGGTATAAGCTCAGCCATGGCAGTGCGGAGGGAAGGGGCTCCAGGTGTCCAAGTGCTTCCCCCTTGGTCCTGTCATCAGTGACACTCCTCCCTCACGAGCGAGACCAG CTCCGGGTCGACCCCATCCCAATATGCAGTTTCTGTCTTGGAACGAAAGAGTCAAATCGGGACAAGCGGCCAGAAGAGCTGCTGTCCTGTGCAGACTGTGGGAGCAGTG GGCATCCATCATGTCTGAAGTTTTCCCCCGAATTAACCTCAAATGTGAAGAGATTACGATGGCAGTGTATTGAATGCAAAACCTGCAGCTCCTGTCGAATACAGGGGAAAAATGCT GATGAGATGCTATTCTGCGATTCATGTGATCGGGGCTTTCACATGGAATGCTGCGACCCGCCGCTTTCAAGAATGCCAAAAG GTACCTGGATCTGCCAAGTGTGCAGGCCGAAGGAGAATGGGAAGAAACTGCTGCACAAGAAAGCCGATCAGATCAAACGTCGATATGCAAAGCCAATCGGAAGGCCCAGAAATAAGCTCAAACAAAGAAT GTCTGTAACCAGTGGTGACGGCTCCATGGTAGCACTGGGAGGAAGGGGGTCACCTGGTAGGGGTCAAAAGATTACCGTCTGTTCCACACCTTCATCTGGTCATGCTGCATCTGTGAAGGACGCCAGAGACAGATTGGCTGTTGCAGACCCCTGTTGTGCGGTCGACGCCACCCAATTCACCACTTCCACCCCCACCACCACTCCCCCCCTCacgcccacctccaccccagctacACTCACCGTTAACAAGAAAACCAAAGGGCTTATCGATGGGCTTTCCAAATTCTTTACCCCCTCCCCCGTGGGCCGTCGCTCGCGAGCTGTAGCCGTAGAGTCGCCCGCCAGACAGTTAAGCTCTAGAGACAAGGGTCCGCCCAAACTGTCCAAGCCACCAGAGCCGTTTGCCTTTGCTGCTGACGCCACTCAAAAGATAACCCCCTCGTCCTCTGCTCTTCCTCCCGCTCCCACGTTGCCGGGACTTAGCCCGCCCTCGCAGGTTTCCAGCAGCTCCACCTCTGCTAACTCGCCACAGAGCTCCTCCAGCCAGTCTAGTGTTCCTTCCCTGAGCAGTCTCTGCAATAGCAGCCAACTTAAGGGACTATTTGACGGACTCTCTCACATTTATACTACTCAGGGACAGTCGCGGAAAAAGAGACTACCTTGCTACGCGCCGCCTAAGCGCATGCACCATAAGCAGGATTCACCCCATGCGTCCATAACGGGGCCCCAGCGCCTTGGAAAGAACGAGTTTAATAAAAATAGGTTACACTCCACATCTGCTGGGCCGGGCCGACCCAGAGGACACCCATTTAAGATGGTCAGTCATTTCAAACGTAACCCTTTCCTTAAAAAGCACAGGACACTAGGCAGGCTGAGGTATAAAGTGAGCCCTCAGAAGGGAGCCCCCTCGCCAGGAAAGGGAGACATGACAGATGGAAGAATTAAGCCTGAGAATAATCATG GCCACAACGGGGAGCTGCGTGTGAAGCAGGAGGCCCAGGCAGACTTTGCGGCCATGTCCAGAGACCACGTGACAGAGGAGGACATTGAGATGTTCACTCATGTCCAGGAACTCGCCGTGCAG AGAACTGGATCTCTGATGAACACAGACTCCGTGCGATGCCCTGCCCTCATTGAATTTGGAAAGTATGAGATTCAAACCTGGTACTCGTCGCCTTACCCTCCTGAATATTCAAG aTTACAAAAGCTTTATCTGTGCGAGTTCTGTCTGAAGTACATGAGGAGCAAAAACATTCTCCAGAGACACACAAAGAAGTGTGGCTGGTTCCACCCACCAGCCAATGAAATCTACAGAAAGGACGACCTTTCTGTATTTGAG GTTGATGGAAATGTCAGCAAACTATTCTGCCAAAACCTCTGCCTGTTAGCCAAGCTTTTCCTGGATCACAAGACCTTGTATTATGATGTGGAGCCTTTCCTCTTCTACATACTTACAAAGAATGATGAGAAAGGCTGTCATCTTGTGGGCTATTTCTCCAAG GAAAAGCTTTGCCAGCAGAAGTACAATGTCTCCTGCATAATGATCATGCCTCAGTACCAAAGGCAAGGATTTGGAAGGTTCCTTATTGATTTCA GTTACCTTCTCACCAGGCAAGAAGGACAAGCCGGCTCCCCGGAGAAGCCACTGTCAGATCTGGGTCGCTTATCCTACCTGGCATATTGGAAAAGTGTCATACTGGAGTACCTTTATAAGCACccagataaacacatcagtgttAAAGGAATAAGCAGGGCCACTGGGATGTGTCCACACGACATCGCCGCTACTCTCCAGCAGCTCGGCATGATTGACAGACAGGATGGCAG GATTGTGTTGATCAGAAGAGAGCGATTGATTCAGAGGCACATGGAGAACCTGAGGGCTAACCCACGTCGGAATGAGGTAGACCCCGACAGCCTGAGATGGACACCTTCCACGACTCCCAACGCTGTCCTgtctgaggaggagagggaggcagagatgGAT GCTGAGCGGCTGAAGGAGCAGGCCAGTTGctgggagaaggaggagagagagggctTCATGATGACTCACGGCAGTAGGCAACCTCTCACGAAGGTCCACTGCAAGGTTCCGTTCAGGACCTATGAACGTCGCCCCGCGCTGTCATGGACCAGACGCATCCAGCAGTCGCAGGAAGTGAGCGATGACGAAGCCGATGATGAcgacgacgatgatgatgatgactccGATGGCTCACCACCCATCCTAACAAAAGCCCATGCGATGCTTGCAGCCAAGAGAAAG AGAACCATTGTGCTCAAGAAGAGAGGGCGTAAAAGAAAGAGAATAAACAGCAGTGTAACAACAGAAACCATCTCGGAGACGACAGAGGTGCTGAACGAGCCGTTCGACAACTCCGAAGACGAGCGTCCTATGCCCCTGCTGGAGCGCACCTGCAGAGTGGGCAagatggaggaagaagaagaggaggaggaggaacaggaggacaAGACACCAATTACACCAATGAAACGGCGGAGAGGTCGCCCAAGGCTGGAGAAAAATGCACAGAAAGACAATCTTGAACACTGGAATGAAG GAGCTGACGTCCTCTCTAAGAGACCCAGCAGACCCCGTCCAGTGAAACGGAAGAAAGGCTGGCCCAAAGGAGTGAAACGCGGCCCTCCCAAATGGCGGCTTAAGAACGAACGAAAGATGGGCTTCAAGCTCAACCTCTACACACCCCCTGAAACCCCAATGGAGGCAGAGCAGCACCATATTCACACTGAAGAAGCGAAAGAGGAACCAGACCAGGATATTGTCAGCGCGGACGAGGGCAGCAAAGCAGGCAGAGGCCCAGCAAGTCCAGATATAACACAAGAGAGGCTTCTCTCTGAGCCCCCGAGTCCTGTTGACCACGGCTCACAGAAGTCAAGCTCCCCTGAAGGATCGCCTGTGGCTTCTCCGGTGTGCTCGCCTGCTGCCTCACCGGGCGCCATGTCTCCCAGGCCTGAGGACAGAGGGGATTCCCCAGAACCACCTGAAGACGAACAGCAAGAGAGTGAACACGGACAGGACTCCCCAGCCAAAGATGTGGAACACAGTGCAGCGGGTGTTGAATCACTAGAGAATGAaaatgcagaggaggaggaggaggagcagcagagaacTCAAGTAGAGGATCAGGAtgcagatgatgaagatgatagTCACAGCAAGACAGCCGAACCTGAGAGCAGCAAGGAGGAGTTGGAAGAGAGCTCGAAAGAAGTACCCGAATGCACCCCACCTTTTTTAGATCCAAAAGAAGACAATGACTCCGAGTTGAGTCAGCAGGTTTCTACAGTGCCGTGTAGTGAAGAGGAACCAGCTACCGCTGCAGAAAGCATTCAGGAGGCAGTGACAGAAACGACAGTAGCAACACCACCACCGGAAGCAGTAGCAGTCGCTTCAGTAGCAGCTGTAGACTCTGATAATCCTGTAGACTCTGAGTCAGAGGAAGAGAGCACGTCCAGTCCTTGTCCGGATCACCCACCTCCTCAGCCTGCCGAGAGGCCACCGCTCAGTCCCGTGCTGAGGGAGGATCCCCCAATCTGCACAGAGATTGACTCAGAGACAGCCCAAGCTGTTCAGTCACTGACGCAGGAGACTGAGAGGGAGAATGTTTTCCAGGACTGTGTGGAGAGCCAGGAACCCTGCAGGACCCTGCAGACCTATGCCCACGTGGCCCAGAGCCCCCAGCTCACCTCGCTGGATGACTGCCCCCAGTCAGACCACAGCAGTCCCCTTTCCTCTGCGCAGTCCCATCCCAGCCAGTCAGTACGCTCCGTTAACAGCCCGGCGGTCTCCATCCTGGAGAGCGGCTACACTCAGATCAGCCCTGACCACAGTGCCATCTCAGTGCCCTCGCTCCACAACATGGAGACCAGCCCCATGATGGATGTGCCGTCGGTGTCGGATCACTCGCAGCAGGTGGTGGACAGTGGCTTCAGCGATCTGGGCAGCATCGAGAGCACCACCGAGAACTACGAGAACCCCAGCAGCTACGACTCCACCATGGGGGGCAGCATCTGTGGGGCAGGCCCCTCCCAGAACAGCTGCTCCTACGGCAGCATCCCCCCCAGCGGCCTGGCCCAGAGCAGCTGTGCCGTGAGCCAGCAAATGGCTGCCGTCAACCCCGGCAGCTGCGGGATGATTCAGCAGAACAGCCTGAGCTCGCCGCCGCACTGCAACGTCAAATCGCCACAGGGCTGCGTAGTGGTAGAGAGGCCTCCCAGCAACAGCCAGCATAGCCAGCACAGTCAACACAGCCAGCGCAGCCAACACAGTCAACACAACTCCCACAGCAGGCACGGCccacacaatcagcacagcCAACACAATCAGCATGGTCCACACAATCAGCTAAGCCAGCACAGTCAACACAATCCCCACAACCAGCATAGTCACCACCACAATCACCACCTGCAGCACAATCAGCTCAGCCAGCACAATCAGCACGCTCAGCATAGCCTTCACAATCAACACAGTCagcacagccagcagcagcccaTGGCACAATGTGCCATACCCACCAACTTTACCACCACCATGCAGCTGGCAGACATTCCTGAATCTGGCAACCCAAATTTCGCCCTCTATGAGAGGATCAACCACCAGGGGGAGTACGGCAGTGGGCACTACTCTCAGTCGTCTGGCCTCAGTCTGGCCAAACTGCAGCAGTTCACCAACACGTTCATAGACCACCCTCACTCGCTGCCTTTCAACCACTCGGCCTCACACCCCATCACATCTTATGCAAACACCCCCTCGCTGTCATCTCAGCACTCCAGCCTGGTCTCCTTGTCCCAGACCCCGCATCGAGTCTCCAACCCACAGGTGCAGGCCACCATGACCCCGCCCCCGAATCTCAGCTCCCCACCACCCATGATGCTGCAGCGCAACATGGGCATCCCGCCATCGCAGCGGATCCAGCCCCAAATGGCCTCCAAGAGTCACATCTCTGCACGCTCCAAATCCGCCCCGCTGtcacaccaccagcagcagatgtATGCCCGGCCGCCGCAGACTGTGGCCATGCAGGCGCCATCCAGGACGCTGGCCGCCATGCCGCGCATGAACATGAGCGTGAACATCATGCCGGCACCAGCCTACAATGTCAACTCCATGAACATGCCCTCCCTCAACGCCATGAATGGCTACAGCATGAGCCAGCCCATGATGAACAGCGGCTACCATGGCAACCATGCCTATATGAACCAGTCACCCCAGTACTCTATGCAGATGGGCATGATGGGAACACAGCCATACCCCCAGCAGCCCATGCAGGCTCCACCACATGGCAACATGGTGTACACTCCAGCTGGTCACCATGGTTACATGAACACAGGCATGTCCAAGCAGTCCCTGAAAGGGCCTTTCATCAGGCGGTAA